Within the Telopea speciosissima isolate NSW1024214 ecotype Mountain lineage chromosome 4, Tspe_v1, whole genome shotgun sequence genome, the region TACGGCTGTATTTTTTGcaatttctattttcagatAACTTTTTATACCAGGGACTTGATATAAGTGTAAATAAGCAATACACAATAAAATTCACGGTTGAGATGTTCTTTTCCCCATTTTGCTTTTCGTTGATGcttcaacattttttttataaaccaaGAGGAGATTTTGTTAGAGATGAGGGAACTAATAAACTTATTAGgttatttttaattataaaaaaaaatgtaattcaTAATTCAATAAAGAGGAGATTAGCTAATGTAGGAGTGCATTTTTTTATGCATTTTGAGGATTTAGCAGTtaagtgggcgagccttggcgcaatggttaagttgcgcACTAAttcaacctgttggttgcgggtttgaaacttggaaaCAGTCTCCCCTGCAAAGTAgtgggtaaggctgcatacatttacccctcccagaccctgcagtactgggagcctcgtgcactaggacACTCTTTTTTTAGCAATTAAGTGTCAAAGCATGGATGGATTGGAGTGGGAGCTTGGATAGCTGCTAAATCCTCAGAGATCGGATTGGCTTTGGAGTGAATGTCCAAGGGAGAGAGCTTTGTTGGTTCCCGGGctaaatttctttatttatgtaagTTAATTTTGCAAAAAATGAGCAATTAGAGGAGTTGCTAAATTTGTAACTAGCTCAACATGGAGTTCCAAAATAGCTTGATCAACCACTAAGCCGAAACCTGACtcaaaattaaaatgataaCCAGATCCAGTAACTTTGAAGTACAAGTTACaatgtatcaaaaaaaaaatctataatttCAGGCAAAATCAAGGTCAAACCCAACAGTTAAAGATATGgttaggaaaaagaaaattacgaAGAAGGTTAATCGGTACATTTTTCAATTGGGAGATACATAGGATTCTTTCCACCAGTTCTTCTCATTTCACACTCACCGAAACTCCACTCAAAGGACAGCATTTTTTTATGGGTTTCTGTGcgtgttttgggggggggggaggggaacgTCATAACTAGAAATGCTTAAGAATGaggttgatgcagattcatcaccgaaataagcttgttttataaggaataagtctagggttgggttctatacatgttgagcctttgatcccatgggttttcaacaTAATAGcacacttttatggacctaaagtatggggAATAGggttgcatacaggattagttATTTttgttccatacttagttttaattttgatgTAATAGTCATGTGACTACTTAAGTGGTCACATGACCCTTTTAATTTGAATTAGTTTAATTGTTTTTAGTAGTTCATGTGACTTTTTCAGTTGTCATGTGACAAGTTAATTGTCACCTTGATGTAGTAGAGTTGGCCAGGGGTCTTTCACtctcctaggctgaataggaaaTTGGCTTTAAGCCATATAAATAAAGTGAAACGCGGGGGTGGGGGGCTCATTACCTCacacaattttgaaaattgCTCTAAGCTGCTCTGCAACTTTGTCTTCACTGCTGAAGATTTTCTTATgtgtgatcaaggctggtgggattggtgtttgatccaatcgacacaccttgcggtgtgaaacCCGGGtggttgatgcagatttatcaccaaaatAGGTTTGTTTTATTAGGGTTgagttctatacatgttgggccctttggtcccatgggttttctatgtaataggccacttttatgggcctaaagtaagggtacataggttgcatacgggattagctctatacttagtttatgtgcatgttttaaattgaaccagtccaAAGCTAGTTTGAACCGGTgggtcaatttaagtgacttaagtcaccttttttttaatataattttgtttttccttgGGTCCACACCTCCCACGAATTAGTCAAGGGAGGTGATATTAGAGTTAGCCGGCTAGGAGTATTTACACTCCTAGGTTGCATAGGAATTGGGCCTttggccattataaataaaggatgcGGTAGTCACAtctgaattttgaaaaatctctcTTTTGAGCTGATGTTCTTCATTACTGAAGATTGTCTTGTGTGTGATCAatgctggtgggattggtgtttgatccaatcgacaccttgcggtgggaagcccaagtggttcgttggtgggattggggTGTGATCCAATCGGCACCACGGTGtcaagcccgggtggttctagtgaagttcttcttcaagttcaaaaccaaattttaatcaaattctaccttcaaacaagctgctgccaggaTAATCTGCAACTCCAGTGATTTTGAAACATTCCTAATccccattattcttcttctaatcctacCACATCCCAACCCTAGCTATCCCCCTTTTTAATTTTCACTTTTACTACACCAACCATTGAACCAGACCTGTCTACTCATCCACGAAACCCCAAAATTCAGACCACATACTCCTCCACCATTaagctccactcgatcctaaACCCAGCCACCATctcccattaaaaccctaacatCCCACCTTcttaaatcaaaacccaaaaccctaatttctgcccagcccaaaccaaccGTTAGAACAATCTACAAATCTGACCGATTATCCCTCATACCTtcctaagaaaaccattcaattttggttaacttctgtccagccaaaccctaaaaatccatcttttcctcttttcctcttttcctcttttccaaaacccgaaaccttaACCCTAAATTGTTATTAATTCAAATCAACATACTTCCCTCcattaaaacatctcaggaccttcactgttagactcccctaccttgacttgacataaccctaaccctaaccctaatttcaccaaaaccctgtttttgacctagccaatttacctgttcataacagatcctggtttactagCTACTAGTTGGTCCCccaccaatctaggactacattagtggttcttttgaagctctaaattcaagttctagttcaagttctgatttttcttcaaggatcttcaatcaaacaagctgctgtccAAGGTCTTCttcaacaacagtgagtttgaatcatcccaaactccctccattcttcttctaatcctctaacagCCCAAACCCCTAgatttcccccttttctttcaTGTTTTTTCCCAAAACCTTCTAAAATCACCACAGCCCATTCCAACCATCAAAACAgccccatatttggatcgaatgctcctctgcccccttggagaactcgatccaagttgctgCCCTAACTgaccactctaaaccctagaattcccaATCTCCTTcataaaacccaaaccctaaccacTTTCCCTTGCTGCCCATTCTAGTTAACAGTCAGTCCTAGACCTCTTAAACCTTAATAAGACCTTCACTAGAAGACTCCCCAacatcaacttgacctaaccctaccatcaaaccctaaaccccactaaaccctaatcctaatttgaccaaaatcacctattttgacctatctGAATTACTATTCAGATCAAATCCTggttatttggctcctagtttgactattcaaacctaggactacattagaggTTCGCCCAATCAAAAATCCTTTTATTCAACGTTTTCAAGAATACTCATAAATAGGGCAAAATCTTGATTAAATTAGCAATTCGCTTAATGCTAGTGTCATGTCCATCTAATAGAGGATGGAATCGCAGGCTTCCACGCCTCCCCCAATCATACGCATGGGCAGACGCTGAACAGTTCAAAATGCAAGCAAATACAGACTCTCCCACGAAACAACCTTACTCAACTCCGCAAAAGACCCCAGAAGCATGAATTGTGCTCGAATTTTCATAAGATCCAGCCAAACAATCTTAATAGCAGTTTTTCGCGAGTTCTCGGAGGACATGCATAAATTTATTGTTTCCAGCTCATCTAAGCAAGATAAGGTAACTCAACAAGCTAAAATcaatagaagagaagggaagaaaacgAAGAAAGGTAGAGACTTtcaatgtgaaaaaaaaaaaagggagagagagagagagagagaagcagaagaaagaagaaagaactgACCTCGCCAGTATGACCGAAGCAGTTGTTGAGATAATTCTCGTCCATCCAGTTATGAAGATCACCAACCCAGATCGTCTTATTCTCATCGGCAGATCCCTGCTGATGCTGTTGTGGCGTAGGTTGCTGTTGGTGATGGTAAGGCATGTAGTGTTGCGGGTATGGCGGCGGCATCATCTGGTGCTGCATCACCATCGTTGCCGCTGGATACTGCATCGCCATCCACTGTTGCTGCTGGTGATGCTGTGGTGGCtgtttctgctgctgctgcggATCAGCATCGTTACTTGATTGCATCATGTCTTCTAGCCTCCgagatttctctctcttctctctttctctctttctctcgttctctctttctctcgttctctctttctctcctcccaaAGTCTCAGATTTCTTACTTCTTCCACGGAGAACTAGAGATTTGATCGAGAAACTAGGGCAAAAATCGTCGACATAAAAAAacggagagagagaagaggcagATAGCCTGGTCTGATGGGGAGCAGAACCAGGGTTGGAAAGAAGGACTTAACTTTCGTGTACAAAGAGGACAAATAGGAGACAGTGCATGCTGAGGTCGCTGTCACATGATAGGAGATTTGATTTCAACGGCTAGATTGGAAAACTGTATTAAGTATCAGCCGTTCGATTGGAGAAATCGGTGATCCAGGGCCGTGGTTTCGGTCGCTTTCCAGGATCTGCTGCCAGCTGCTCTACTGCTTTCACTCGTCATTAGGATTTTGCATTCTGTTCCTGCctttaaattttcaaataaaaaaagggttttttacatgtacctcccctgaggtattgGGTATCTATAAAAACGCCTGTAAGATTTGGATATTTATGCATATTACtcttattttctaaaatacttGATAAATACACCCACACCATTAGTGGTTCCCATTGGTTGCGATGCGAACGGTACGAGTATTTTAGATGTATTATGACTCACTgtatgctgctgctgctgctgctttttcttcttcttcttctaacctaTTTTCCTCATCCGatttctaagttctaacctAGAACCGATACTATTTTGCCATTTTCTCTTCCATCTACCTCAACTATACTATTGTTAAGAAAAACAATGCCTAGAATGGtaatttgcaaaagaaaaacagaataaaagaagcacacacaacgcacaacacagagatttacgtggttcacccccaaagtgggaagctacatccacggtcgAACAATAGAACAAATTTCACTATTTTTCTGAAAATGTTTTACAAACCTTCTTCACCCCATCTCGAAGAGATAATAACATTATATAGGGAAGtcctaaccccaaaaagtacaaaaatgtccttggcccaaaattgccaaaaaaaaggacaggaccaaaacataacatatggctcaaaagtactcatttcgaagatctcgacaagCTCAACACAACTCCCAGCCTTTGGAGAGATGTTTGCCATTTTTCGCCATCTGATGTCGTTTCTAGGTCGAAAAAGCCCTCCAAAGAtctcaaccgcactttctggccaaaatcaagcttcaccaacaacaactATCTCActttatctttcattttctgAAACCCCAAACAAAATTCATCTTCATTTCACTCTCTTTCCCAACATCCTAGCCCTGGCCGCCATCCCCTTCCTTctctaattttaatttattgGTTCGGTCGAGCTACTGCTCTTGACCTACTACTCCGATTTCACTCTCTTTTGGATTGGTGACGATAGTATCTCGTCTCCCATGTTCTGCCATTGGTAAAAACTCAAGCTTTATTATCCAACATCACtaatcccttctctctctccaagtgGAAATTACCAGAAAgacttcattattattattatgcagCTGCAAGCTTTTGGTAATGGGTATTTCATCAATTAGTGAGTTCATGCATGGGATTTGGGCTCCAGTAATAGTGATTCACTTCCTGATGGGGAACTGCCAGGCAGAGGGAGTTCCAACTTCGTTTTTCTTTGGGGATTCCTTGGTTGATGATGGAAACAATAACTACATTGTTTCTTTGTCAAAAGCAAATTACTTCCCCAGTGGGAATGATTTTGGCCAGCCATTGAAAAGGGCTGGTAGATCGTTCTTTTGTTCCATTGTGCCACAAAAAATTGGTTAGAGTGATGGGTTGGTGCAATCAAAGTACACTGAGAGCTATTATAACAGAGTGGATAGATGGGAGAACAGAGATGCCGGTTCAATTTTGTGAAGAAAGAGATGGTGAATGATTCAATTAGgttttggaagaagaagagaaggagaagaggaagtgaAGAGAGTTGGGGGCTTATcggagatgggagagatggtGCGGCCATGGATGATTTTCTGCCTATAAAGTTCTTCAAGGGTAGAAATAAGGGAAATAATGGACGAAGAGGTTTATTTTAGTAGGAAGGGCAATTTGATCAACATATGACATATTCTAACTTTTTTAGTCTCAAGTTAAGACATGGGTGTAtttatcaattattttaaaaaataggaATGGCATGCGTAAATATCTAAACCTCACAATTATTTGTTAGATACTTGATACATTAGGGGAGGTACGTATAAAAAATccaaacaaagggaaaaaggaatGCCACCGGTTGCGCGCGCGGCATGTACCTGCACCCAAAAACAGTAGCACGCAAAATGACAGGTGCACCCCTTGGAAAGGGGGAAAGGACCAGAGGTGCGCTAATCACCTGTGGTTGTGTGCCTATATCTGGGCGCAAGTACACGTCGTGCTACGCAACTagatagcattctttctccctaaaaaaacaaggaaaaaaatgcTACATGGTCACATGGCCCGTGTGgctcctgcacctagacacagaaGCACATGAAAGTATTGTGTTGCCCCAatggaaaggtgaaaatcctgCCCAAGGTAATGGTTGCACATACAGTCCCATTTGCCGGTGCGTATGCAGACTCTAGAGACCTAAGTAGCAAtctctttccataataataataataataagggggaagttttcatacacggctgtgtaagccgtgcatgtgagagggtgggagtttcgtCAAGGCATTAAatatgggtgggggtttatgacttttcctactttttgtgagaggggacacgaccgtgtatgaaatctttgacCTAATAATAATTTAAGATCTTATTTTGCAATGTAGTAAAATCCATTGTCTAATAGTATAATTTTGTCTTGATTTCCGATTGGATCAAAATCTCTATCATGCCAACAACTCTTTAGCGCAATTGGTAACGATGTTGCTTGTCGAAATTGCATACTCATGTCATGTTGGGTTCGAGACCCCATCATTAGGCGTATGGATCAAAAGTAAGACAAAGGGGAGAAAGAATGATGCCACACTGCATAGCGGATGCTAATGCCTCTCTGTATctatcactttctctctcctatgaaATGTTATATCtgtcctccattgttggaggagaaagatagacacatgagaaaCTAGTGTATGCTATGCAACCGAACaccatttttcttaaaaaaccaaaaaactctGGAGCTCTGAGGAGATATTCAACCAGTGGTTCATCATGGTTTTATAGGTCAGATTGAATCAAAATTGGCTGACTCCAATTTCAATTAATGTAGATTCCTACGAACTATTTTAGAATtggtcttgttttttttttgttgttcaaAGGAGTTTGATTGGAATGGTGAAAAATCAAAACTAGTTCTGATTTAAAAACTAATGCTCTAGCATGACTACCACTACAAAATGACAATAACTAGTGGTTAATTAATGGGAGCTTCAATCCGATCCATAATGTTCCCCACAACATTCTTGCTTTCCTTGAGTAACTTAATACTCTAATTAAGCCGCTCACGCTTGGTGGCAATAGAAGGAGACCTCCAGCAACCGTTCAATGCCACCACCACAGGGTCCCATTAGTGCACTCActatcctctccatctctctgtTCAATAGATTCTGCACACTGAACACAAGATGAAGAGCCATGTTATCCACCAATCTCTGCAACACAATCTCCCAATAAGCAATGATTCTCATTCACAAATCGAGTGCTTGCTCCAACATGGCCAAATTATAACCTCTAAGATGCTCTACATCTACTTCACCTATGTTTGTATCACCAACTTACTATTCGATTTAAAATTCTGCATAAAGAACGGTCGGTGTGCCAGCTTGCTCCATTTTGACATGTATTGTGGGTTACATGTATAATCTGTTAGcttctccatctccaccatCTCCATCACTCGATCAACAGATTGATCCTTTGTCTTTGAAATCAGATCATGTGCCACTCGTCTGGTACGAGATTGAAGTTGTGGGTAACTCTTAGAATGGAATGTCAAGACACGAACAACCAGAGTTTCTACATAAATCCAGACCTTCTCAACGAATTCAACTGGAATATACACTATCTTCTTGATTTTGCTCTGTAATATGGCGAGAAAGGCGGTTCGAGGGaggaaatttgaaagttgaatcCCGTTGGCCTCCTCTAAGACCTTAATTTCTTCCATTAAGAACTTGGTAACAGAGTCCCTCGACCTGTGATCAAGTTCTTgtgagtactcattgagcatatCAGATATTCGAGCTGTACAATGCATTTCCTTCTCATCTGGGTACTCATCAAACTCTACCCTGATGAGTATTTTCTTCAGAGATTCTTTTGTAGAACCAATAACCTTCATTAAAGCAGTGAATGCTTCTGTTATATTGAATAGGTGTTTGGGCAATTTGTTCAGCTCAGAATAACTGAAacagagcttgtcattgatcttCCTCACTATGTCTGGCAAGCATTTCGAGAGACTAATTGCTTGGATATGCACAAGCTTCTGAGCTAAAATAGAGATGCCGACAATGGATTTGTCGATTTTAGAAAGCAGGGGATGAGATTCAAACAATCTCATCTCTTCCCTTCTTGCTTCCTCGTATGATTCTTGTTCTCCAACTCGATTCCTTACACAGACATAACCAAGTCCAATGTTCACATCATCACTAATCACCTTCTCAAGCAAACCTTCAGGAGCTTGATCAGCCTTAGTGATCACACCCAATGTCCTCTCGCCGGTCATGTCAACGCGTTGAGACATTCTTCTCCTCAACCTCACAGGACTAACCTCTCCTCTCAGACAACCCAATCCAAACAGATACCTATTGATTCGAATCGTTATCGACAGAGATCGATATCTAAATCCCAGTATCcaacagaaaaaacaaaagtgcTTCTTCAAGAAGCCTGTCatggttttagacttttagtaatCATAATCAGGGTTGGaatcctctctctcccttacAAAATCATGGAGACCCTGCAACCTCGCCGTCTTGGACTCTCCATGTCCCTTTCCTGCCCTGCCAGACTGGCTCTCCCTCTTGGTCATTCAATCTGATTCATGGTTTTAAATGTCTGTATATATATCTCTGTTTAGTTTTTAATTGAATAAGAGAAAATACTTCACATGGTATCACGAGTCAAAGTACTCTAACGAGTCCCATTGACTTCTTGGTTCctgttcctttttcttccttttccttctctgctTTTCTTTCTCGTCCGTTTCTTGTTTCTTGGTTCTTGCTTCCTCTGTTCTGATGGTGCCTTCGGAATCCACAGCGCTGGTCTCTGCTAATATGGCTCCACAGTTGCCTCTGAAACCAGGCGCTTCTAACTATATGTTATGGAGAGCGCAGTTTCTTCCATTGCTGAGAGGGTATAACCTTTTTGGCTATGTTGATGGAACCTATCGGTGACCAGCTGCAAGTTCCTCTGAATCTGGTAGTTCTTCGTCGATCGACGCCGCTGCACTTTGGGATCAGCAAGATCAACTCATTCTGCGTTGGATCATTGCTTCCTTGTCTGAATCTACCATTTCTCACGTCGTCAGTGCCTCTACTTCGCATGAGGCGTGGGAAATCTCGGTGCATGTCTTCGCGCCGACGTCTCGCACTCGAGTCATGGACCTGAAGGACCGATTATTTTGTCTTCAGTGTGGCTCCGACACCATCACGGAGTACCTTCTCACTGCTCGGTCCATTGCCGATACGTTTGCGGCGATCGATCATCCGGTGAATGACGAAGATCTGGTTCTCGCCGTGCTACGGGGCCTTGGCAGCGAGTATCGAGACTTTGCTGCCTCGATTCGCCTTCGACCAACTCCGGTTACCTTTGTTGAATTGTCAGGGCTACTTCTGAGCCATGAGAGCTTTTTACGCTCAACTGATGGTGCTGTTTCGGTTTCTTCGGCCAATATGGCCACTGGCACATCCTCTGGTGGAGATTCTAACCGATCTGTGGACAATCGCTCTGGTGGTGCACGCCGATCTCGTGGCAATCGTTACCGTAGCCATCGGCACTCCAATAATGGTGCCAAAGGTACAAACGCCACTCGCGGATCGCCTGATCCACCGACTGCTGGGACTAATTCTCGTGGCCATGCTCGTGGATCTGGTCAGCAGTCGCCTTCGGCAACCAGTTCGGCAACACTGTTTGCCAAATATGTTCTTAGACTGGCCATCTGATACGATCATGGCTGACAGGGCAAGACCTAGGGGACCCACAGCTCATGTGGCGGAGCCACGTCGATCCCAAAGGGCTAGAAAGCGCCCTGTGATTCTAGAAGATTTCGCATAAGGTTTAGAAAGCATGATATTGTAAAAAGAATGCTGTTAAGAAAGAGAGGGCCAGCTGTTACCAGTTGATTGATTAGGAATGTAAGTTGTTATGGTGTTAGTAAGGAGCACGAGATCCTATAAGAATGTAATGATGGGCCATGTgaggaaaatgaaaattgatttcTCCACTTcgttctattcttcttcttctttctggaGGTTTTGCCCTCGAAGCAGGCTCGTTGCCTTCCCTGTTACGTAAcaattggtgctttcattgagagTACAGACTCCTCCCATGGCCGAAGGAACATGGCTACGACAACTTGACGAATCCATCAGGGGCATCCACGAGACAACCGCAACCCATGGTGAGCGTTTGGATCAGCTACATGCAACTGTGACTGATCTCGTTCATCGTCTCACCGCCATGGACGGCCGAATGGAGCAGACACTACGACTGGTCACTTCGTCGCCACAGCCACGGACGACTGCGCTCACAGCATCGACGTCAACGACAGTCTTTCCCAGAGATACTACCACGCTCCAACCACGACCAGTTCACCTGCAGTTTCCTAGATTCGACGGAGAGGATCCGGTAGGATGGATATTCAAAGCTGAAAGGTTCTTTGATTTCCATGGCACGACTGAAGACCAACGGCTGCTCATATCGTCGTTCCATATGGATGGGCCTGCCCTCCAATGGTTCCAATGGATGCACCGCTCGGAGCAGTTCACATCGTGGACCAATTTCACTCGAGCGTTGGAGGTTCGCTTCGGCCCCTCTGAGTTTGATGATCCTCAGGCAGCCTTAGCTAAACTCTCGTAGAACTCCTCGGTAGCTGAGTATCAGACCCAGTTCGAGGTGCTCGCGAACAGAATTACCGATCTACCGGCCACGTTCCTTATAAGTTGCTTTATATCTGGGCTTCGCCCTGATATACGGAACGAAGTCAGAGAGTTTCGGCCGACGTCAATGGCTGACACAGTGGGGCTCGCTCATCTGCAGGAGACTAAATTGGCCGAAGTCCGCCGTGTTTTTTCTAAACACACATCGACCCAGCCTTACCGTCCACCACTGCTGCCTACGCCGATATCCACGACACCGTCGAAAGGGGCGCTGCTACCTACCCCTATTCCGGCCATTCCAATCAGGCGACTATCGCCTGCAGAGATGCAGCAGAGGCGAGACAAAGGTCTCTGTTACAATGGCGACGACAAATTCACGTTGGGACATCGCTGCAAGTTGCGGCAATTGTTCCTCATGGAATCGGAGGAGAACGATGAGATTGATAAGCCTCCCGATGAGGATGGTACCAAGGATTCGGACGAGTTACCGATCGACACCACAGTTACAACCACAGAGTTGTCTTACCATTCGATGATGGGCACTGTTTCGCCTACTACACTGCGTTTCACAGGCTATGTCGTCGGAGCGCCAGTGCAGGTGCTTATTGACGGTGGAAGCACCCATAATTTCGTGCAGAGTAGAGTGGCGCAACACCTGGGGCTGACTGTGGAATCTGCACCAAATATCACCGTGGTGGTGGGAAGCAGAAATCGACTCACGTGCGAGGGCATCGTGCGCCAGCTACCggtaaaaattttaaactactCTGCTACAGTAGATACGTTTGTGTTACCCTTGTTTGGAG harbors:
- the LOC122659032 gene encoding dynamin-related protein 4C-like — encoded protein: MTGERTLGVITKADQAPEGLLEKVISDDVNIGLGYVCVRNRVGEQESYEEARREEMRLFESHPLLSKIDKSIVGISILAQKLVHIQAISLSKCLPDIVRKINDKLCFSYSELNKLPKHLFNITEAFTALMKVIGSTKESLKKILIRVEFDEYPDEKEMHCTARISDMLNEYSQELDHRSRDSVTKFLMEEIKVLEEANGIQLSNFLPRTAFLAILQSKIKKIVYIPVEFVEKVWIYVETLVVRVLTFHSKSYPQLQSRTRRVAHDLISKTKDQSVDRVMEMVEMEKLTDYTCNPQYMSKWSKLAHRPFFMQNFKSNSKLRLVDNMALHLVFSVQNLLNREMERIVSALMGPCGGGIERLLEVSFYCHQA
- the LOC122659033 gene encoding uncharacterized protein LOC122659033, which gives rise to MVPSESTALVSANMAPQLPLKPAASSSESGSSSSIDAAALWDQQDQLILRWIIASLSESTISHVVSASTSHEAWEISVHVFAPTSRTRVMDLKDRLFCLQCGSDTITEYLLTARSIADTFAAIDHPVNDEDLVLAVLRGLGSEYRDFAASIRLRPTPVTFVELSGLLLSHESFLRSTDGAVSVSSANMATGTSSGGDSNRSVDNRSGGARRSRGNRYRSHRHSNNGAKGTNATRGSPDPPTAGTNSRGHARGSGQQSPSATSSATLFAKYVLRLAI